One region of Xylanimonas ulmi genomic DNA includes:
- a CDS encoding ABC transporter ATP-binding protein, producing MSAPLISVRDLHKTYGAGANAFHALRGVDLDIQAGESLAIVGKSGSGKSTLMHLLALLDRPTAGSITLHGTETSGLGERELNRTRNAEFGFVFQQFFLNAQNSVLDNVTMPLTIAGVPARERKERGLAALAQLGIEDKAGNKANDLSGGQKQRVVISRALINRPSVIFADEPTGNLDSNTGATVESILFDLNRTQGITLVVVTHDEELAARCDRAVTIADGLIVSATDKPATDQEVAA from the coding sequence ATGTCCGCACCACTGATCTCGGTGAGGGATCTGCACAAGACGTACGGGGCGGGGGCCAACGCGTTCCACGCGCTGCGCGGCGTCGACCTCGACATCCAGGCCGGGGAGTCGCTCGCGATCGTCGGCAAGTCCGGCTCGGGCAAGTCGACGCTCATGCACCTGCTCGCCCTGCTGGACCGCCCGACCGCGGGGTCGATCACGCTGCACGGCACCGAGACCTCGGGACTCGGCGAGCGGGAGCTCAACCGGACGCGGAACGCCGAGTTCGGGTTCGTCTTCCAGCAGTTCTTCCTCAACGCGCAGAACTCGGTGCTCGACAACGTGACGATGCCGCTGACCATCGCGGGCGTCCCTGCGCGCGAGCGCAAGGAGCGCGGGCTGGCGGCGCTGGCCCAGCTGGGCATCGAGGACAAGGCCGGGAACAAGGCCAACGACCTGTCGGGCGGTCAGAAGCAGCGCGTGGTCATCTCGCGCGCCCTCATCAACCGGCCGTCGGTGATCTTCGCCGACGAGCCGACGGGCAACCTCGACTCGAACACGGGCGCGACGGTCGAGTCGATCCTCTTCGACCTCAACCGCACGCAGGGCATCACGCTCGTCGTCGTCACCCACGACGAGGAGCTGGCCGCCCGCTGCGACCGCGCCGTGACCATCGCCGACGGGCTCATCGTGTCCGCGACCGACAAGCCTGCGACCGACCAGGAGGTGGCCGCGTGA
- a CDS encoding ABC transporter permease — translation MKALDVIKRANANAFRSRLRTTLTALAIVIGAFALTLTNALGAGVNSFMADTVATIGVNDVLTVTPLDDDAPASDGPTVFDPDRATMSGGPMAGAMGPTLALTAADLDTIAATPGVLDVSPLRMVALDFVQADGSSPYEISLGMALPGMHVELAAGSNVDLTTDEPQVILPTSYVTPLGFDSPADAVGAMVDLGLTDATGTIVTQPVTVVGIAEPGLLGSAGAVPNPALTDALVDLASVGRDPGAPVLHMAAFVTYDPDAGQDATADLQAALAAEGFESMTVDDQLGMFTSVIDTVVFVLSSFAVIALIAASIGIINTLFMAVQERTREVGLMKAMGLSSAKVFALFSVEATVIGLLGSAVGVLAAMVTGRVISSALSGGILADLPGLDLFVFEPLTVLGVIAGVMLVAFLAGTLPALRAAKADPISSLRYE, via the coding sequence GTGAAGGCCCTCGACGTCATCAAGCGCGCGAACGCCAACGCGTTCCGCTCCCGGCTGCGCACCACCCTGACGGCGCTGGCCATCGTCATCGGGGCGTTCGCCCTGACCCTGACCAACGCGCTCGGCGCGGGCGTGAACTCCTTCATGGCGGACACCGTCGCGACCATCGGCGTCAACGACGTGCTGACCGTCACGCCGCTCGACGATGACGCTCCCGCGAGCGACGGGCCCACGGTCTTCGACCCCGACCGCGCGACGATGTCCGGTGGCCCCATGGCCGGCGCCATGGGCCCGACGCTCGCGCTGACCGCCGCCGACCTCGACACGATCGCCGCCACCCCCGGCGTGCTCGACGTGTCCCCGCTGCGCATGGTCGCCCTCGACTTCGTCCAGGCCGACGGCTCCTCGCCGTATGAGATCTCGCTCGGGATGGCGCTGCCGGGCATGCACGTCGAGCTCGCCGCCGGATCGAACGTCGACCTCACGACCGACGAGCCGCAGGTCATCCTGCCGACGTCCTACGTCACGCCGCTCGGCTTCGACTCCCCCGCCGACGCCGTGGGCGCCATGGTCGACCTCGGGCTCACCGACGCCACCGGCACGATCGTCACGCAGCCCGTCACGGTCGTCGGCATCGCCGAGCCGGGACTCCTGGGCTCCGCGGGCGCCGTCCCCAACCCTGCGCTCACGGACGCCCTCGTCGACCTCGCGAGCGTCGGCCGCGACCCGGGCGCCCCGGTGCTGCACATGGCCGCGTTCGTCACCTACGACCCGGACGCCGGCCAGGACGCGACCGCCGACCTGCAGGCGGCCCTGGCCGCCGAGGGCTTCGAGTCGATGACGGTCGACGACCAGCTCGGGATGTTCACCTCCGTGATCGACACGGTCGTGTTCGTGCTGTCGTCGTTCGCCGTCATCGCCCTGATCGCGGCGTCGATCGGCATCATCAACACCCTGTTCATGGCGGTGCAGGAGCGCACCCGCGAGGTCGGCCTCATGAAGGCCATGGGTCTGTCGTCGGCCAAGGTGTTCGCCCTGTTCTCGGTCGAGGCCACCGTCATCGGCCTGCTCGGCTCCGCGGTCGGCGTGCTGGCCGCCATGGTCACCGGGCGCGTCATCTCGTCCGCGCTCTCGGGCGGCATCCTCGCCGACCTTCCCGGCCTCGACCTGTTCGTGTTCGAGCCGCTGACGGTTCTCGGCGTGATCGCCGGCGTCATGCTGGTGGCGTTCCTCGCCGGCACCCTGCCCGCCCTGCGGGCGGCCAAGGCAGACCCGATCTCCTCGCTGCGCTACGAGTGA
- a CDS encoding response regulator transcription factor, whose product MIRIVLADDEGLVRDAVATLLGLEADLTVVGAAASGTEAVALVHRHQPDVAVVDLQMPGLDGIAVAEELARSAPAVAVVVVTSHGRPGHLKRALAVGVRAFLPKTASAAVLAAAIRQVAAGGRYVDPELAADAIAAGDSPLTGREADVLELAADGAPVEEIARRAALAPGTVRNYLSSAVAKLGAANRHEAARVARERGWL is encoded by the coding sequence GTGATCCGGATCGTGCTGGCCGACGACGAGGGCCTCGTGCGCGACGCCGTCGCCACGCTGCTGGGCCTGGAGGCGGACCTCACCGTCGTCGGCGCCGCCGCGTCCGGGACCGAGGCGGTCGCGCTCGTGCACAGACACCAGCCGGACGTCGCCGTCGTCGACCTGCAGATGCCCGGCCTCGACGGCATCGCGGTCGCGGAGGAGCTCGCGCGCTCGGCGCCCGCCGTCGCCGTCGTCGTCGTCACCAGCCACGGGCGGCCCGGCCACCTCAAGCGGGCGCTCGCCGTCGGCGTCCGCGCGTTCCTTCCCAAGACGGCCTCGGCCGCCGTGCTCGCGGCGGCGATCCGTCAGGTCGCCGCGGGCGGCCGGTACGTCGACCCGGAGCTGGCCGCCGACGCCATCGCCGCCGGCGACTCCCCGCTGACCGGCCGTGAGGCCGACGTCCTCGAGCTCGCGGCCGACGGCGCCCCGGTCGAGGAGATCGCCCGCCGAGCCGCGCTGGCGCCCGGGACCGTGCGCAACTACCTGTCGAGCGCCGTCGCCAAGCTCGGCGCCGCCAACAGACATGAGGCCGCGCGCGTGGCGCGCGAGCGCGGCTGGCTGTGA
- a CDS encoding sensor histidine kinase: MSGAITSGAGGARGGAPTLRVRGGATGVEAYTRVTLYCFAFLEPLMLLAMVGALATDPAEPTSARPLALVVLAVGLAHLVACLATTRAGLTRRTGRWRRRALGALAVTGGAGVAVALVLLPTGGMPYFSQDPRSAMIIAVGQFSCGALAVTARLRGLLLGAVGTGALAGAGALLDRTAGEAAALVGIGFTVTLAYAGSIRLTVWILDVVRALDSARAAEARLAVAEERLRFSRDLHDVVGRALSAVAVKSELAAELARRDDPRAVGEMLAVRSLAQDSLREARGVVAGYRAVDLDAELAGARSLLASAGIATRIVGDVGRLPAPVQEALAWVVREAVTNVVRHSEARTCTLDVAVDDDQVRLRVVNDGLARVAADRGADGSGGSGLAGLRERLAAVGGTLTAGRDGARFVLEAHAPRGPGAQVAA, encoded by the coding sequence ATGAGCGGGGCCATCACCAGCGGGGCCGGCGGCGCCAGGGGAGGCGCGCCGACGCTGCGCGTGCGCGGCGGCGCGACAGGGGTCGAGGCGTACACCCGGGTGACGCTGTACTGCTTCGCGTTCCTCGAGCCGCTGATGCTGCTGGCGATGGTGGGGGCGCTCGCGACCGATCCGGCCGAGCCCACCTCGGCGCGGCCCCTGGCGCTCGTCGTGCTCGCGGTCGGGCTGGCGCACCTGGTCGCTTGCCTCGCCACCACGCGCGCGGGACTGACCCGGCGCACCGGCCGCTGGCGGCGCCGGGCGCTGGGCGCGCTCGCGGTGACGGGCGGCGCGGGCGTCGCGGTCGCGCTCGTGCTGCTCCCGACCGGCGGGATGCCGTACTTCTCGCAGGACCCGCGGTCCGCGATGATCATCGCCGTCGGGCAGTTCTCCTGCGGGGCGCTGGCCGTCACGGCACGCCTGCGCGGGCTGCTGCTCGGCGCCGTCGGCACGGGCGCGCTGGCGGGCGCGGGCGCGCTGCTCGACCGCACGGCCGGCGAGGCCGCCGCGCTGGTCGGCATCGGGTTCACCGTCACGCTCGCCTACGCCGGCTCGATCCGGCTGACCGTGTGGATCCTCGACGTCGTCCGCGCGCTCGACTCCGCACGGGCCGCCGAGGCGCGTCTCGCCGTCGCCGAGGAGCGGCTGCGCTTCTCGCGCGACCTGCACGACGTCGTCGGGCGCGCCCTGTCCGCCGTCGCCGTCAAGAGCGAGCTCGCCGCCGAGCTCGCCCGGCGCGACGACCCGCGCGCCGTCGGCGAGATGCTCGCCGTGCGATCGCTCGCCCAGGACTCGCTGCGCGAGGCGCGCGGTGTCGTGGCCGGATACCGCGCCGTCGACCTGGACGCCGAGCTCGCGGGGGCGCGCTCGCTGCTGGCGTCCGCCGGGATCGCCACCCGGATCGTCGGAGACGTGGGCCGGCTGCCGGCCCCGGTGCAGGAGGCGCTGGCCTGGGTGGTGCGCGAGGCCGTCACCAACGTGGTGCGGCACTCCGAGGCGCGCACCTGCACACTCGACGTGGCGGTCGACGACGACCAGGTGCGGCTGCGCGTGGTCAACGACGGACTGGCCCGGGTCGCCGCCGACCGCGGCGCCGATGGCTCCGGCGGGTCCGGCCTGGCCGGACTGCGCGAGCGGCTCGCCGCCGTCGGCGGCACGCTGACGGCGGGGCGCGACGGCGCCCGGTTCGTCCTCGAGGCGCACGCCCCGCGTGGCCCAGGGGCGCAGGTGGCGGCGTGA
- a CDS encoding ABC transporter permease — MSASTAPPTARPAGPARRPARARVTSLARAELLLLLRNRTALFNALLLPVMTVVIFGSIALANDPDAGARAALGARLLPMLLAYALMFVVYYNLTTTLVARREDLVLKRLLTGESSPGEVLAATAAPAVAIVLAQGALGAIAVVAMFGTPPLTNPLLALVALAGGMALFALLAAASAGLTKSVESAQLTTLPILVGALALSGTVAPLSASPEAMERIGRLTPLQPVFELMRLGVAGTGDDGAALTFAETFQAAGFPAAVLAVWLVAAAFAARRWMRWQPRR, encoded by the coding sequence ATGAGCGCCTCAACCGCACCGCCCACGGCCCGCCCAGCGGGCCCCGCACGTCGCCCGGCGCGAGCCCGGGTCACGTCCCTGGCGCGCGCCGAGCTGCTCCTGCTGCTGCGCAACCGCACGGCGCTGTTCAACGCCCTGCTGCTGCCGGTGATGACCGTGGTCATCTTCGGCTCGATCGCACTGGCGAACGATCCCGACGCCGGCGCCCGCGCGGCGCTCGGCGCTCGGCTGCTTCCGATGCTGCTCGCGTACGCGCTGATGTTCGTCGTCTACTACAACCTGACGACGACGCTGGTCGCGCGCCGTGAGGACCTGGTGCTCAAGAGGCTGCTGACCGGCGAGTCCTCGCCCGGCGAGGTGCTCGCGGCGACCGCGGCGCCAGCCGTCGCGATCGTGCTCGCCCAGGGCGCGCTCGGCGCGATCGCCGTCGTCGCCATGTTCGGGACGCCGCCGCTCACCAACCCGCTGCTGGCGCTCGTCGCGCTCGCGGGAGGCATGGCGCTGTTCGCGCTGCTGGCCGCGGCGAGCGCGGGCCTCACGAAGTCCGTCGAGTCGGCGCAGCTGACCACCCTGCCGATCCTCGTGGGCGCGCTCGCCCTGTCGGGCACCGTGGCGCCCCTGAGCGCCTCACCTGAGGCCATGGAGCGCATCGGGAGGTTGACGCCGCTGCAGCCGGTGTTCGAGCTCATGCGCCTGGGCGTCGCGGGCACGGGCGACGACGGCGCGGCGCTGACCTTCGCCGAGACGTTCCAGGCCGCGGGGTTCCCCGCCGCCGTGCTGGCCGTATGGCTCGTCGCCGCGGCCTTCGCCGCGCGCCGGTGGATGCGCTGGCAGCCGCGGCGGTGA
- a CDS encoding ABC transporter ATP-binding protein: MTSQAVITVSGARRRYGAFEAVRGVDLAVRRGELVALLGTNGAGKTSLVELVEGLAPPSAGEIRVLGLDPRRRRRDVVGRMGIMLQEAGFSADLTVAETARMWAGTLSAPRPVAEALDVVGLAHRADLRVASLSGGERRRLDLALAVMGRPQVLFLDEPTTGLDPESRRATWGLVRGLLEEGVTVLLTTHYLEEAEALADRIAIMHAGRIVTEGAVADIVAAEPSRISFVPHDAAGAVVPLRPVDVPTLHGAVAIDRGRVSVRTERLQDDLGTLLGWASAHALRLGDLDARSASLEQAFLAIAAMSGDGVEGADRAQHTHPDKTLGSETAA; encoded by the coding sequence ATGACTTCACAGGCAGTGATCACCGTCAGCGGGGCCCGCCGACGCTATGGGGCGTTCGAGGCGGTGCGTGGGGTGGACCTCGCCGTGCGGCGCGGCGAGCTCGTCGCGCTCCTGGGCACCAACGGCGCCGGCAAGACGTCGCTGGTCGAGCTCGTCGAGGGCCTGGCCCCACCCAGCGCGGGCGAGATTCGCGTGCTGGGCCTGGATCCGCGACGTCGTCGGCGCGACGTCGTCGGGCGCATGGGCATCATGCTCCAGGAGGCGGGATTCTCCGCCGACCTCACGGTCGCCGAGACCGCCCGCATGTGGGCGGGCACGCTCTCGGCGCCGCGTCCCGTCGCCGAGGCGCTCGACGTCGTCGGCCTGGCCCACCGCGCCGACCTGCGGGTCGCCTCCCTCTCGGGCGGGGAGCGCCGTCGCCTCGACCTGGCGTTGGCGGTCATGGGACGCCCGCAGGTGCTGTTCCTCGACGAGCCCACCACCGGGCTGGACCCGGAGTCGCGCCGCGCGACCTGGGGGCTTGTGCGCGGCCTGCTTGAGGAGGGCGTCACGGTGCTGCTGACCACGCACTACCTTGAGGAGGCTGAGGCGCTCGCCGACCGAATCGCGATCATGCACGCCGGGCGGATCGTCACCGAGGGCGCCGTCGCCGACATCGTGGCGGCCGAGCCGTCACGCATCTCCTTCGTGCCGCACGACGCCGCAGGCGCCGTCGTGCCCCTGCGCCCGGTGGACGTACCGACGCTCCACGGCGCCGTCGCCATCGACCGCGGCCGGGTGAGCGTCCGCACCGAGCGTCTGCAGGACGACCTGGGGACGCTGCTCGGCTGGGCGAGCGCCCATGCGCTGCGTCTGGGCGATCTCGACGCGCGATCGGCCTCCCTCGAACAGGCCTTCCTCGCCATCGCCGCGATGTCGGGCGACGGCGTCGAGGGCGCTGATCGCGCCCAGCACACCCACCCCGACAAAACCCTCGGAAGCGAGACCGCCGCATGA
- a CDS encoding DUF1349 domain-containing protein produces the protein MTAQVSGRRVDWSEGRWTHEPAATHISPEGVLRATAVEGSDAWRHTSYGFVHDSEHALVAPFAPDSGVEVEFGTPFSQQFDQAGVFVRASHEHWVKAGVEFADGVPQIGAVVTDGRSDWSASPAPERGDARVTFRVSWSGDALTIRARQGERRWQLVRVVPFDARDGVSAGPFLCAPTRAGLQVPFYAWRTGAPDDSLH, from the coding sequence GTGACCGCGCAGGTCTCCGGGCGGCGCGTCGACTGGTCCGAGGGCCGGTGGACCCATGAGCCGGCTGCGACGCACATCTCTCCTGAGGGAGTCCTGCGCGCGACTGCGGTGGAGGGCAGCGACGCGTGGCGGCACACCTCGTACGGGTTCGTGCACGACAGCGAGCACGCGCTCGTCGCGCCGTTCGCCCCCGACTCCGGCGTCGAGGTCGAGTTCGGCACGCCGTTCTCCCAGCAGTTCGACCAGGCCGGGGTGTTCGTGCGCGCGTCGCACGAGCACTGGGTCAAGGCGGGCGTCGAGTTCGCCGACGGCGTCCCCCAGATCGGCGCCGTCGTGACCGACGGTCGGTCGGACTGGTCGGCGTCGCCGGCCCCCGAAAGGGGCGACGCCCGCGTGACGTTCCGCGTCAGCTGGTCGGGTGACGCCCTGACGATCCGCGCCCGCCAGGGGGAGCGGAGATGGCAGCTCGTGCGCGTCGTTCCCTTCGACGCCCGCGATGGCGTCAGCGCGGGGCCGTTCCTGTGCGCTCCCACGCGCGCCGGCCTGCAGGTCCCGTTCTACGCCTGGCGGACAGGCGCGCCCGACGACTCACTGCACTGA
- a CDS encoding DUF1304 domain-containing protein, whose protein sequence is MIVAGLVLAAVAALTHVFIFYLESIAWTGERARRTFGTGTVEQAQAQRDLAFNQGFYNLFLAVVVALGIVLYAVGAQTAGVTMVFTGAGSMVAASLVLLLSSPDKAAAALKQGVIPALGVIALALGLTL, encoded by the coding sequence ATGATCGTCGCAGGGCTTGTGCTGGCCGCCGTCGCCGCGTTGACTCACGTGTTCATCTTCTATCTGGAGTCGATCGCGTGGACCGGTGAGCGCGCCCGCAGGACGTTCGGCACCGGCACGGTCGAACAGGCGCAGGCGCAGCGGGACCTCGCGTTCAACCAGGGCTTCTACAACCTGTTCCTCGCCGTCGTCGTGGCGCTCGGCATCGTGCTCTACGCCGTGGGCGCCCAGACGGCCGGGGTGACGATGGTGTTCACCGGGGCCGGGTCGATGGTCGCCGCCAGCCTCGTCCTGCTGCTGTCGAGCCCCGACAAGGCGGCGGCCGCGCTGAAGCAGGGCGTGATCCCCGCGCTCGGCGTCATCGCCCTGGCGCTCGGCCTGACCCTGTGA
- a CDS encoding aminotransferase class I/II-fold pyridoxal phosphate-dependent enzyme, whose product MGDDIRIRGDSAATIVASVRDLVAATVLRPGDELPTIRALAAELGVNRNTVAAAYQQLVASGAAQTAGRRGTFIASAPDIVREGFSQPDRSRDLGSGNPDPRLLPDVLAALRDLDYEPSLYGSAPVEPALGRWVREHAADEIGAPFQVTVTHGAMDAVERLLAAHLARGDAIALEDPCFIASIGAVQLSGYRSAPVPVDDEGMTPQGLESALRDGARAVLLTPRAHNPTGAALSAARAQALQEVLERHPHVLVIEDDYYSALSVAPYHRATPPEAANWALVRSVSKFLGPDLRVALVLSDADTAQRLGARFAASNAWVSHLLQRAVLRLLEVGAGADGAPVGFLATARDTYAQRRRQFVADLAAVGVEVPGPTDSMNVWVPVPADAETIAAGLQALGWIVRPGSVFSSSGAKHLGLRCTVAALDGERSAAFAKDLATVLREVR is encoded by the coding sequence ATGGGGGACGACATCCGCATCCGCGGGGACAGCGCCGCGACGATCGTCGCGAGCGTCCGCGACCTGGTCGCCGCGACAGTGCTGCGCCCAGGCGACGAACTCCCGACGATCCGCGCGCTGGCCGCGGAGTTGGGCGTCAACCGCAACACGGTGGCCGCGGCCTACCAGCAACTCGTGGCCAGCGGCGCCGCGCAGACCGCGGGGCGCCGGGGAACCTTCATCGCCTCGGCGCCCGACATCGTCCGCGAGGGCTTCTCCCAGCCCGACCGGTCGCGGGATCTCGGCAGCGGCAACCCCGATCCGCGACTTCTGCCCGACGTGCTGGCCGCGCTGCGCGACCTTGACTACGAGCCCTCCCTGTACGGCTCCGCGCCGGTGGAGCCCGCGCTCGGCCGGTGGGTGCGCGAGCACGCGGCCGACGAGATCGGGGCCCCGTTCCAGGTCACCGTCACCCACGGGGCGATGGACGCCGTCGAGCGCCTGCTCGCCGCGCATCTGGCCCGCGGCGACGCGATCGCGCTCGAAGACCCGTGCTTCATCGCGAGCATCGGCGCCGTCCAGCTCTCCGGATACCGCAGCGCGCCGGTCCCCGTGGATGACGAGGGCATGACGCCGCAGGGGCTCGAGTCGGCGCTGCGCGACGGCGCGCGAGCGGTGCTGCTGACCCCGCGGGCCCACAACCCCACGGGCGCGGCGCTCTCCGCCGCGCGCGCCCAAGCGCTTCAGGAGGTGCTCGAGCGGCACCCCCACGTGCTCGTGATCGAGGACGACTACTACTCGGCGCTGTCGGTGGCGCCGTATCACCGCGCGACCCCGCCGGAGGCCGCGAACTGGGCCCTGGTGCGCTCCGTGTCCAAGTTTCTCGGCCCCGACCTGCGCGTGGCGCTCGTCCTGTCCGACGCCGACACCGCCCAGCGCCTGGGCGCCCGCTTCGCCGCCAGCAACGCGTGGGTGAGCCACCTGCTGCAGCGCGCGGTGCTGCGGCTTCTTGAGGTGGGCGCCGGGGCTGACGGCGCACCGGTCGGCTTCCTGGCGACGGCGCGGGACACGTACGCGCAACGGCGCAGGCAATTCGTCGCAGACCTCGCCGCCGTGGGCGTCGAGGTGCCAGGACCCACCGACTCGATGAACGTCTGGGTCCCCGTGCCCGCTGACGCCGAGACCATCGCCGCCGGCCTTCAGGCCCTCGGATGGATCGTGCGGCCTGGCAGCGTGTTCAGCTCCAGCGGCGCCAAACACCTCGGGCTGCGGTGCACCGTGGCGGCGTTGGACGGCGAACGCTCAGCGGCGTTCGCCAAGGACCTCGCCACGGTTCTGCGCGAGGTGCGCTGA
- the ctaD gene encoding cytochrome c oxidase subunit I: MVRWITSTDHKTIGYMYLAASLVFFCVGGIMALAIRAELFEPGLQVVQSKEQYNQLFTMHGTIMLFLFGTPVFAGFANILTPLQIGAPDVAFPRLNMFAFWLFLFGGLLTCGGVLTPQGAASFGWFAYAPLSNTTFSPGLGGDLWVFGLALTGFGTILGAVNFITTIITMRAPGMTMFRMPIFTWNTLITSILVLMAFPPLASALFALGADRRLGAQVFNPDNGGAILWQHLFWFFGHPEVYILALPFFGIVSEILPVFSRKPIFGYKGLIYATISIAALSVTVWAHHMYVTGAITLPFFAFMTMLISVPTGVKFFNWIGTMWRGKLTFETPMLWSIGFLVTFLFGGLTGVILSSPAMDFQVTDTYFVVAHFHYVVFGATVFGMFAGFYFWWPKFTGRMLNERLGKVHFWIMFTGFQATFLVQHWLGVRGMPRRYADYMPTDGFTWMNQVSTVGAFLTAISMLPFFWNVYTTWRHAPRVTVDDPWGYGRSLEWATSCPPPRHNFASLPRIRSESPAFDLHHPEVAAMEQAPDRTALAPSDHRRRRP; encoded by the coding sequence GTGGTGCGGTGGATCACGTCGACCGACCACAAGACGATCGGGTACATGTACCTGGCCGCCTCACTCGTCTTCTTCTGCGTCGGCGGCATCATGGCGCTCGCCATCCGCGCGGAGCTGTTCGAGCCGGGCCTCCAGGTCGTGCAGAGCAAGGAGCAGTACAACCAGCTCTTCACGATGCACGGCACCATCATGCTGTTCCTCTTCGGCACCCCAGTTTTCGCGGGATTCGCCAATATCCTCACCCCGCTGCAGATCGGCGCCCCCGATGTCGCCTTCCCGCGGCTCAACATGTTCGCGTTCTGGCTCTTCCTCTTCGGCGGTCTCCTCACGTGTGGTGGCGTGCTCACCCCGCAGGGCGCCGCGTCCTTTGGGTGGTTCGCGTACGCGCCGCTGTCGAACACGACGTTCAGCCCTGGCCTGGGCGGAGACCTGTGGGTCTTCGGCCTCGCGCTCACCGGTTTTGGCACCATCCTCGGCGCGGTCAACTTCATCACCACGATCATCACGATGCGCGCGCCCGGCATGACGATGTTCCGCATGCCGATCTTCACCTGGAACACGCTCATCACGAGCATCCTGGTGCTGATGGCCTTCCCGCCGCTGGCTTCGGCGCTGTTCGCGCTCGGCGCCGACCGCCGCCTCGGCGCACAGGTGTTCAACCCGGACAACGGCGGCGCCATCCTGTGGCAGCACCTGTTCTGGTTCTTCGGCCACCCCGAGGTGTACATCTTGGCGCTGCCGTTCTTCGGCATCGTCTCGGAGATCCTGCCGGTCTTCTCCCGCAAGCCGATCTTCGGCTACAAGGGCCTGATCTACGCGACGATCTCGATCGCCGCCCTGTCGGTGACCGTCTGGGCCCACCACATGTACGTGACCGGCGCGATCACACTGCCGTTCTTCGCGTTCATGACGATGCTCATCTCCGTGCCGACGGGCGTGAAGTTCTTCAACTGGATCGGCACGATGTGGCGCGGGAAACTCACGTTCGAGACGCCGATGCTCTGGTCCATCGGGTTCCTCGTGACGTTCCTGTTCGGCGGTCTGACGGGCGTCATCCTGTCGAGTCCTGCCATGGACTTCCAGGTCACCGACACCTACTTCGTCGTGGCGCACTTCCACTACGTCGTCTTCGGCGCGACCGTGTTCGGGATGTTCGCCGGCTTCTACTTCTGGTGGCCGAAGTTCACGGGCCGCATGCTCAACGAGCGGCTCGGCAAGGTCCACTTCTGGATCATGTTCACCGGCTTCCAGGCCACCTTCCTGGTGCAGCACTGGCTGGGCGTCCGCGGCATGCCGCGCCGCTACGCGGACTACATGCCCACCGACGGGTTCACGTGGATGAACCAGGTCTCGACGGTCGGCGCGTTCCTCACCGCGATCTCGATGCTGCCGTTCTTCTGGAACGTGTACACCACGTGGCGCCACGCGCCACGGGTGACGGTCGACGACCCGTGGGGCTATGGGCGTTCGCTTGAGTGGGCGACGTCGTGCCCGCCGCCGCGGCACAACTTCGCCTCGTTGCCGCGCATCCGCAGCGAGTCCCCCGCGTTCGACCTGCACCACCCCGAGGTCGCCGCGATGGAGCAGGCCCCAGACCGCACCGCGCTGGCGCCGTCCGACCACCGAAGGAGAAGGCCATGA
- the hemQ gene encoding hydrogen peroxide-dependent heme synthase, producing the protein MTTAPVPAREPRAADSELLDPPLYTMWSAFQHQPGVLPGRREPIASEATAFLDDVAAHDVVVRGVYRLSGIRADADWLVWWHAPTLPVLQDAYDQLRRTRWGAAARPQWSVVGAHRPAEFNADHQPAYLRGQAPGRYLTVYPFVRSLEWYLLDSGVRARLLAEHGAAARPFPDVLSSTVASFGLSDYEWILALEAAEPHRIIDLMRAFRATRARRHVRLETPFYAGERVTVPALIATLP; encoded by the coding sequence ATGACCACCGCACCCGTGCCGGCGAGAGAGCCGAGGGCAGCCGACAGCGAGCTCCTGGATCCGCCGCTGTACACGATGTGGTCGGCCTTCCAACACCAGCCGGGCGTTCTTCCCGGCAGGCGCGAACCGATCGCGAGCGAGGCGACGGCGTTCCTGGACGACGTCGCCGCCCACGACGTCGTCGTGCGCGGGGTCTACCGCCTATCGGGCATCCGCGCCGACGCCGACTGGCTCGTCTGGTGGCACGCCCCCACGCTGCCAGTGCTCCAGGACGCCTACGACCAGTTGCGCCGAACCCGCTGGGGCGCCGCGGCCAGACCGCAGTGGTCCGTCGTGGGCGCACACCGCCCGGCGGAGTTCAACGCGGACCACCAACCTGCCTACCTCCGCGGACAGGCGCCCGGCCGTTACCTGACGGTGTACCCCTTCGTCAGATCCCTGGAGTGGTACTTGCTCGACAGCGGCGTCAGGGCCCGCCTCCTGGCCGAACACGGCGCGGCCGCCCGTCCCTTCCCCGACGTCCTGTCGAGCACCGTCGCGTCCTTCGGGCTCAGCGACTACGAGTGGATCCTGGCCCTCGAAGCGGCCGAGCCGCACCGGATCATCGACCTCATGCGGGCCTTCCGCGCCACACGCGCGCGGCGTCATGTCCGGCTCGAGACGCCCTTCTATGCCGGCGAGCGGGTGACCGTCCCCGCCTTGATCGCCACCCTCCCCTGA